A stretch of Geomonas oryzisoli DNA encodes these proteins:
- a CDS encoding F0F1 ATP synthase subunit B family protein gives MNKKLIVSLLTVGAIIALASLGFAEEAAEHAGAAHEGGHQAAQMKDFMWRCIDFAALVAIAVWALKKADVKGTLAARRAGIEKTLQEAVAAKEAAEKKFAEYSQRLDQANQEIEVISANMKREGELEKERIIAEAKDAAARIKAQAEAAAAQEVLKAKDELRAEAARLAVELAEQKIKQNIAKGDQDKLVGDYISKVVTLH, from the coding sequence ATGAACAAGAAGCTCATCGTTTCCCTGCTCACGGTCGGCGCGATCATCGCCCTGGCTTCCCTCGGTTTCGCCGAGGAGGCCGCCGAGCACGCAGGCGCCGCACACGAAGGGGGCCACCAGGCCGCACAGATGAAGGACTTCATGTGGCGCTGCATCGACTTCGCCGCCCTGGTCGCCATCGCCGTCTGGGCTCTCAAGAAGGCCGACGTGAAAGGCACCCTGGCCGCACGCCGCGCCGGCATCGAGAAGACCCTGCAGGAAGCGGTCGCCGCCAAGGAAGCCGCCGAGAAGAAATTCGCCGAGTACTCCCAGCGCCTGGACCAGGCCAACCAGGAGATCGAGGTGATTTCCGCCAACATGAAGCGCGAGGGTGAGCTCGAGAAAGAGCGCATCATCGCCGAAGCCAAGGACGCCGCCGCCCGCATCAAGGCACAGGCCGAGGCCGCAGCGGCCCAGGAAGTCCTCAAGGCGAAAGACGAGCTCCGCGCCGAGGCAGCACGCCTCGCGGTCGAGCTGGCTGAGCAGAAGATCAAGCAGAACATTGCAAAAGGCGACCAGGACAAGCTGGTGGGCGACTATATCTCCAAGGTGGTGACTCTACATTGA
- a CDS encoding protein-glutamate methylesterase/protein-glutamine glutaminase, which yields MIPATSSKLKVLIVDDSSFMRMAIRGILTKAPGVEIVGIAADGMEGVEKALALKPDLITMDVEMPRMDGIAALKQIMAKQPTRVLMVSTLTCEGARATFEALESGAIDYVPKNVSDCKDAQATFQKALLEKVREASVSAIPRRAGIGMVQRVAPPVQVRPSQFANRRIGYVGIGASTGGPVALQEVISRIPVNFPHGIVVAIHMPKAFTGPYAERLNAKCSLSIREAVDGDIVKGGQVLIAPGGMHTSLVRQGSNIVVKTSPTSEFPQYIYIPSVDQMITSMADASNGAMLGVILTGMGNDGFKGMKHLKEKGGITLVQNEATSTIYGMPRACIDGKVADVVLPLEQIGFEIGKIG from the coding sequence ATGATCCCCGCAACGTCGAGCAAACTGAAGGTACTGATCGTCGACGACTCCTCCTTCATGAGGATGGCGATCCGCGGCATTCTCACCAAGGCCCCCGGCGTGGAGATCGTCGGCATCGCGGCCGACGGCATGGAAGGGGTGGAAAAGGCCCTGGCTCTGAAGCCGGACCTGATCACCATGGATGTGGAGATGCCGCGCATGGACGGCATCGCCGCGCTGAAGCAGATCATGGCCAAGCAGCCCACCCGGGTGCTCATGGTCTCCACACTCACCTGTGAAGGGGCGCGGGCCACCTTCGAAGCGCTGGAATCCGGCGCCATCGACTACGTCCCCAAGAACGTCAGCGACTGCAAGGACGCCCAGGCCACGTTCCAGAAGGCGCTCCTTGAGAAGGTGCGTGAGGCCTCGGTCTCCGCCATCCCCAGACGAGCCGGCATCGGCATGGTGCAGCGCGTCGCCCCGCCCGTCCAGGTGCGCCCGTCCCAGTTCGCCAACCGCCGCATAGGTTACGTCGGCATCGGCGCCTCTACCGGGGGGCCGGTGGCGCTCCAGGAAGTCATCTCCCGCATCCCGGTCAATTTCCCGCACGGCATCGTGGTGGCCATCCACATGCCCAAGGCTTTCACCGGCCCTTACGCCGAGCGGCTCAACGCCAAGTGTTCGTTATCGATCAGGGAAGCGGTCGACGGCGACATCGTCAAGGGGGGGCAGGTGCTGATCGCCCCGGGCGGGATGCACACCAGCCTGGTCAGGCAGGGGAGCAACATCGTGGTGAAGACCTCGCCCACCAGCGAGTTCCCCCAGTACATCTACATCCCCTCGGTGGACCAAATGATCACCTCCATGGCGGACGCGAGCAACGGCGCCATGCTCGGGGTTATCCTCACCGGGATGGGGAACGACGGCTTCAAGGGGATGAAACATCTGAAGGAAAAGGGAGGGATCACCCTGGTGCAGAACGAGGCGACCTCCACCATCTACGGCATGCCGCGGGCGTGCATCGACGGCAAGGTGGCCGACGTGGTGCTCCCGCTGGAGCAGATCGGTTTCGAGATCGGCAAGATAGGTTAA
- the atpG gene encoding ATP synthase F1 subunit gamma, whose protein sequence is MANLKSIKKRIVSVKNTRQITKAMKMVSAAKLRRAQENVVAARPYAGKLAEVLERLAKTQESDANPLMVKRDGGRALLVVVTSDRGLCGGFNANLSKAADRFMKERKGDFSEMTLMTIGRKGYEFLRNRHTVRKHHGNIFSTLSYQTAALVAAELIEGYLAEEYDEVFIIYNAFRSVMSQDITLEQLLPIAPKAGAEEEIGTEYIYEPSKGALLDELLPKHIEVQVFKALLESVASEHGARMTAMDAASKNATEMIAKLTLIYNRARQAAITTELMEIISGAESIKG, encoded by the coding sequence ATGGCAAACCTTAAGAGCATCAAGAAACGGATCGTATCCGTAAAAAATACCCGGCAGATCACCAAGGCCATGAAGATGGTCTCGGCCGCCAAGCTGCGTCGCGCCCAGGAGAACGTGGTCGCGGCGCGCCCCTACGCGGGTAAGCTCGCGGAGGTGCTTGAGCGTCTCGCCAAGACCCAGGAGTCGGATGCCAATCCGCTCATGGTGAAGCGTGACGGCGGTCGTGCCCTCCTCGTGGTGGTGACCTCGGACCGCGGCCTGTGCGGCGGCTTCAACGCCAACCTCTCCAAGGCCGCCGACCGCTTCATGAAGGAGCGCAAGGGCGACTTCTCGGAAATGACCCTGATGACCATCGGTCGTAAGGGTTACGAGTTCCTGAGGAACCGTCACACGGTCCGCAAACATCACGGCAACATCTTCTCCACCCTCTCCTACCAGACCGCGGCGCTCGTGGCCGCCGAGCTGATCGAGGGGTACCTGGCGGAAGAATACGACGAAGTCTTCATCATCTACAACGCCTTCCGCTCCGTCATGAGCCAGGACATCACCCTGGAGCAGCTCCTGCCGATCGCGCCGAAGGCCGGTGCGGAAGAGGAAATCGGGACCGAGTACATCTACGAGCCGTCCAAGGGCGCGCTGCTCGATGAACTGCTTCCCAAGCACATCGAGGTCCAGGTCTTCAAGGCCCTCCTCGAATCGGTGGCTTCCGAGCACGGCGCCAGGATGACGGCGATGGATGCGGCTTCCAAAAACGCCACCGAGATGATCGCCAAGCTCACCCTGATCTACAACAGGGCACGCCAGGCGGCCATTACCACCGAGCTGATGGAAATCATCTCCGGTGCTGAATCGATCAAGGGTTAA
- a CDS encoding retropepsin-like aspartic protease: protein MRRGLVLPWGIAMDLEHLCRGIKERVALELRESTDASTRHELLIAALCDVERVVFPALGQAEGRQGYGRLQDVVMDLVSSIAIPLIKEGDGRAGGAVAKLAEVCPDALIRKKLAAYARELAVRQDCRAGQAPPARTLAGLAGLLAVAGLMYYLLWPYGSSEQAQLAQEQQIAEEVEPKGQPQPHEAVPATAEQEGAGEQKGRAEQPSQRQERSTATVTTAPAGDVTKVRVVDNQVLVPVTVKHGGQAVRLELILDTGATRTALHESVANRLPIDLRSAANAQAELADGRVVRSRIVRVDAVTVGPYARAPMEVELISYSGSSGMHDGLLGMDFLRKYRYQIDMEHEVIRWF from the coding sequence ATGCGTCGCGGACTCGTGCTGCCGTGGGGGATCGCTATGGATCTCGAGCATCTGTGCAGGGGGATAAAGGAAAGGGTCGCGCTTGAGCTGCGGGAGAGCACCGATGCCTCCACCAGGCACGAACTGCTGATCGCGGCGCTCTGCGATGTGGAGCGGGTCGTCTTCCCGGCTCTTGGGCAGGCCGAGGGGAGGCAGGGGTATGGCCGTCTGCAGGATGTGGTCATGGACCTGGTAAGTTCCATTGCCATCCCCCTGATCAAGGAAGGGGATGGACGTGCGGGGGGCGCTGTTGCCAAGCTTGCCGAGGTGTGCCCGGATGCCCTGATCAGAAAGAAGCTGGCCGCCTATGCCCGGGAACTCGCCGTGCGGCAGGACTGCCGTGCCGGACAGGCACCGCCGGCAAGGACCCTTGCGGGGCTGGCAGGGCTTTTGGCGGTGGCGGGGCTCATGTATTACCTGCTCTGGCCCTACGGTTCCAGCGAGCAGGCCCAGCTTGCCCAGGAGCAGCAGATCGCGGAAGAGGTCGAGCCCAAAGGGCAGCCACAGCCTCACGAAGCCGTGCCGGCGACGGCGGAGCAGGAGGGGGCAGGAGAGCAGAAGGGGAGGGCGGAACAGCCCTCCCAGCGTCAGGAACGGTCCACCGCGACGGTGACGACTGCGCCCGCCGGCGATGTCACCAAGGTGCGCGTGGTGGACAACCAGGTGCTGGTCCCGGTGACCGTGAAGCATGGGGGGCAGGCGGTCAGGTTGGAACTTATCCTCGACACCGGCGCCACCAGGACGGCGCTGCACGAAAGTGTTGCCAACAGGCTCCCCATTGATTTACGCTCTGCCGCGAACGCGCAGGCGGAGTTGGCCGACGGCAGGGTGGTACGCTCCAGGATCGTCCGCGTCGACGCTGTAACCGTCGGCCCCTACGCCCGCGCCCCGATGGAGGTGGAACTGATCTCCTACAGCGGCAGCTCAGGCATGCACGACGGCCTGCTCGGGATGGATTTCCTGCGCAAGTACCGTTATCAGATCGATATGGAACATGAAGTGATCCGCTGGTTCTGA
- a CDS encoding DMT family transporter: protein MTGNLKSVYLKLVLTTFFWGGTFVAARLAVKEAPPFFAATCRFSIAGTCLIALTAWYAGKEGKPFPVPKGVRELALLFSLGVTGIFCYNAVFFTGLKLTTATSGALIVAINPLITAVLSALWLRERVTLTQGVGLLVSLLGVSVVISKGSWAVLAGFAFNKGDLIMLGAPLCWALYSILGKKALSRFTPLAATAYAALFGTMLLVPAALLEHAVIGGRMPSFTLVGWLAILQLALLGTVVGFVWWYQGVGRIGASRAAVFVNLVPFFGALQAAFFLGERVVLPQLVGGMLVVAGVYLGSRVNVRPDGKNPQPLPAEGVGNTSEGAGQGEARA, encoded by the coding sequence ATGACTGGTAATCTTAAATCGGTATATCTGAAGCTGGTGCTGACCACCTTTTTCTGGGGCGGCACCTTCGTCGCGGCGCGTCTGGCGGTAAAAGAGGCGCCTCCTTTCTTCGCGGCCACCTGCCGCTTCTCAATAGCCGGGACCTGCCTGATCGCGCTTACCGCCTGGTATGCGGGCAAAGAGGGGAAACCCTTCCCGGTGCCCAAGGGGGTGCGGGAGCTTGCCCTTCTATTCAGCCTGGGCGTCACCGGCATCTTCTGCTACAACGCCGTCTTTTTCACCGGCCTCAAGCTGACCACCGCCACCAGCGGCGCGCTCATCGTCGCCATCAACCCCCTCATCACTGCGGTCCTGTCGGCGCTCTGGCTCAGGGAGCGGGTCACCCTGACCCAGGGGGTTGGCCTGCTGGTCTCGCTCCTTGGTGTCTCCGTGGTCATCTCCAAGGGCTCGTGGGCCGTCCTCGCCGGCTTCGCCTTCAACAAGGGGGACCTCATCATGCTGGGCGCACCGCTGTGCTGGGCGCTCTACTCGATCCTGGGCAAGAAGGCGCTGTCCCGGTTCACGCCGCTGGCCGCCACCGCCTACGCCGCCCTGTTCGGGACCATGCTCCTGGTCCCGGCGGCGCTGCTGGAGCACGCCGTCATAGGCGGGCGCATGCCTTCCTTCACCCTGGTGGGCTGGCTCGCCATCCTGCAACTGGCACTGCTCGGAACGGTGGTGGGTTTCGTCTGGTGGTACCAGGGCGTTGGGCGAATCGGGGCGTCGCGGGCCGCCGTCTTCGTCAACCTGGTGCCGTTCTTCGGGGCGCTGCAGGCCGCGTTCTTTCTCGGGGAAAGGGTGGTGCTGCCGCAGCTCGTGGGCGGCATGCTGGTGGTCGCCGGGGTCTACTTGGGGAGCCGGGTCAACGTGAGGCCGGACGGGAAGAATCCACAGCCGTTGCCGGCCGAGGGTGTGGGAAATACCTCGGAAGGCGCCGGGCAAGGCGAGGCGAGAGCATGA
- a CDS encoding F0F1 ATP synthase subunit epsilon, which yields MAEKLKVELVTPYKKVMSEEVDEITATGALGEFGVLPGHAPFLTSLKIGELAYKKDGVLHHLALNWGYFEVENDQVTVLVETAERADEIDLERAKAALGRAETELKSLTPEDKNFRIYQAALERALIRVQVAGKAGGR from the coding sequence ATGGCTGAAAAACTGAAGGTTGAACTGGTAACGCCGTACAAGAAGGTCATGTCCGAAGAAGTGGACGAGATCACCGCCACCGGTGCACTCGGCGAATTCGGCGTCCTTCCGGGCCATGCCCCCTTCCTCACCTCGCTGAAGATCGGCGAGCTGGCCTACAAGAAGGACGGCGTGCTGCACCACCTGGCGCTCAACTGGGGCTACTTCGAAGTGGAGAACGACCAGGTCACCGTACTGGTTGAGACCGCCGAGAGGGCCGACGAGATTGACCTGGAGCGTGCCAAGGCAGCCCTTGGGCGTGCCGAGACCGAGCTCAAGTCGCTTACCCCGGAAGACAAGAACTTCCGCATCTACCAGGCCGCTCTCGAGCGTGCCCTGATCAGGGTGCAGGTGGCCGGCAAGGCAGGCGGGCGCTAA
- a CDS encoding F0F1 ATP synthase subunit B family protein, whose product MINLDIAFVFQLVNFLVLVLLLNVFLYKPIRKQLADRAAQINGAKQKSAEVDREVQEKLASYEARMREIRAGAADERGALKKEAQQQEAAILDKARAEATESLSSIKAKVAQEAEEARRMLTASAETLSSEICEKVLGRSL is encoded by the coding sequence GTGATCAATTTAGACATCGCATTTGTATTCCAGCTGGTGAACTTCCTGGTGCTGGTACTGCTCCTGAACGTCTTCCTCTACAAGCCGATCAGGAAGCAGCTCGCCGACCGCGCCGCCCAGATCAACGGGGCGAAGCAGAAAAGCGCCGAAGTCGACAGGGAAGTGCAGGAGAAGCTGGCCAGCTACGAGGCACGCATGCGCGAAATCCGCGCCGGTGCTGCCGACGAGCGTGGTGCCCTGAAGAAGGAGGCCCAGCAGCAGGAGGCCGCCATCCTCGACAAGGCGCGTGCCGAAGCTACCGAGTCCCTTTCCTCCATCAAGGCCAAGGTGGCCCAGGAGGCCGAAGAGGCACGTCGCATGCTGACCGCAAGCGCCGAGACCCTGTCCTCCGAAATCTGCGAAAAAGTTCTCGGGAGGAGTCTCTAG
- the atpD gene encoding F0F1 ATP synthase subunit beta, whose amino-acid sequence MSQNFGKISQVIGAVIDVEFEPGKLPPIYQALRVTNPAIDDQEFNLVLEVAQHLGENAVRTIAMDGTDGLVRGQQVLDTGKQISVPVGRKTLGRILNVIGEPVDEMGPVGNEKEYGIHREAPLFVNQSTKVEAFTTGIKVVDLLAPYARGGKIGLFGGAGVGKTVLIMELINNIAKQHGGFSVFAGVGERTREGNDLWMEMKESGVLDKAALVYGQMNEPPGARARVALSALSIAEYFRDEEGQDVLLFVDNIFRFTQAGSEVSALLGRIPSAVGYQPTLATEMGELQERITSTTKGSITSVQAIYVPADDLTDPAPATAFAHLDATTVLSRQIAELGIYPAVDPLDSTSRILDPQVIGDEHYGVARQVQYVLQKYKDLQDIIAILGMDELSEEDKLVVARARKIQKFLSQPFHVAEAFTGSPGKYVELKDTIKGFQEIIAGKHDDLPEQAFYMVGTIEEAIEKAQKLAV is encoded by the coding sequence ATGAGTCAGAACTTCGGAAAAATTTCGCAGGTCATCGGCGCAGTTATCGACGTCGAATTCGAGCCGGGCAAGCTTCCCCCGATCTACCAGGCTCTCAGGGTAACCAACCCCGCGATCGACGACCAGGAGTTCAACCTGGTTCTCGAAGTCGCACAGCACCTGGGCGAGAACGCCGTCAGGACCATCGCAATGGACGGTACCGACGGTCTGGTTCGTGGCCAGCAGGTCCTCGACACCGGCAAGCAGATCTCCGTTCCGGTCGGTCGCAAGACCCTGGGCCGCATCCTCAACGTCATCGGCGAGCCGGTTGACGAGATGGGTCCGGTAGGCAACGAGAAAGAGTACGGCATCCACCGCGAGGCGCCGCTCTTCGTGAACCAGTCCACCAAGGTCGAAGCGTTCACCACCGGCATCAAGGTCGTCGACCTGCTCGCACCGTACGCCAGGGGCGGTAAGATCGGCCTCTTCGGCGGCGCAGGCGTCGGCAAGACCGTTCTCATCATGGAGCTCATCAACAACATCGCCAAGCAGCACGGCGGCTTCTCCGTCTTCGCCGGCGTCGGCGAGCGTACCCGTGAAGGGAACGACCTCTGGATGGAAATGAAGGAGTCCGGCGTTCTCGACAAGGCCGCTCTCGTGTACGGCCAGATGAACGAGCCCCCGGGGGCGCGTGCCCGCGTTGCTCTCTCCGCGCTCTCCATCGCAGAGTACTTCCGTGACGAGGAAGGCCAGGACGTGCTCCTCTTCGTCGACAACATCTTCCGCTTCACCCAGGCAGGTTCCGAGGTGTCCGCACTTCTGGGCCGTATCCCGAGCGCCGTCGGTTACCAGCCGACCCTGGCTACCGAGATGGGTGAGCTCCAGGAGCGCATCACCTCGACCACCAAGGGTTCCATCACCTCGGTTCAGGCGATCTACGTACCGGCCGACGACCTTACCGACCCGGCTCCGGCAACCGCCTTCGCCCACCTCGACGCGACCACGGTTCTTTCCCGTCAGATCGCCGAGCTCGGCATCTACCCGGCGGTGGACCCGCTCGACTCCACCTCCAGGATCCTCGATCCGCAGGTCATCGGCGACGAGCACTACGGTGTAGCCCGTCAGGTCCAGTACGTACTCCAGAAGTACAAGGATCTCCAGGACATCATCGCGATCCTCGGTATGGACGAGCTTTCCGAAGAGGACAAGCTGGTCGTTGCCCGCGCCCGTAAGATCCAGAAGTTCCTCTCCCAGCCGTTCCACGTGGCAGAGGCCTTCACCGGCTCCCCGGGCAAGTACGTCGAGCTGAAAGACACCATCAAGGGCTTCCAGGAAATCATTGCCGGCAAGCACGACGACCTCCCGGAGCAGGCCTTCTACATGGTCGGCACCATCGAGGAAGCCATCGAGAAAGCTCAGAAGCTCGCGGTTTAA
- a CDS encoding MATE family efflux transporter — MNHGHDLLNQPIPGLIRKIALPTSVGYFFNTMFNVVDTFYGGRISTDALAALSLSFPVFFLIIAIGAGISTGATSLIGHALGAGDREGARHLAGQTLSFGLLHGLLLTALGLTAAPFLFGLLGAHGTVLELALQYMGCIFTGSVFFLVNYVLNAILNATGDSRSFRNYLVLGFFLNLAFDPWFMYGGLGVPAMGLPGIAWATVFVQAIGNCYMLMRVRQSGMLRHFRLPELVPDRHAYFQLAKLGFPSSLNMMTVAIGIFVITRFVARFGSDAVAAYGIGTRIEQIALLPVMGMNVATLALVAQNSGARQIERVVQTIRTSLRVGMTLMSLGTAAVFLAARPLMSLFTKDPVVVDLGVHYLHIEAFVFTAYVILYTSVAVLQGLKRPVFPLVIGLARQIVFPIPVFYLMADLLGWGLTGIWCGILLITWGAACVILLYVLRLATAMDGAAVGEHEAGEESR, encoded by the coding sequence ATGAACCATGGTCACGACCTGCTGAACCAACCCATACCCGGCCTGATCCGCAAGATCGCGCTGCCGACCAGCGTGGGCTACTTCTTCAACACCATGTTCAACGTGGTGGACACCTTCTACGGCGGCCGCATCTCCACGGACGCCCTGGCGGCGCTCTCCCTCTCGTTTCCGGTCTTCTTCCTGATCATCGCCATCGGGGCCGGCATCTCCACTGGTGCCACTTCGCTTATCGGGCACGCCCTCGGCGCCGGAGACCGCGAAGGTGCGCGCCACCTCGCCGGCCAAACCCTCTCCTTCGGATTGCTGCACGGGCTCCTGCTGACGGCATTAGGGCTTACCGCCGCCCCCTTTCTCTTTGGCCTTTTGGGCGCCCACGGCACTGTGCTGGAACTGGCCCTGCAGTACATGGGGTGCATCTTCACCGGCAGCGTCTTCTTCCTGGTCAACTACGTCCTGAACGCGATCCTGAACGCGACCGGAGACAGCCGCAGCTTTCGCAACTACCTGGTGCTCGGCTTCTTCCTGAACCTGGCCTTCGACCCCTGGTTCATGTACGGCGGCCTTGGCGTCCCCGCCATGGGGCTGCCCGGCATCGCGTGGGCCACGGTGTTCGTCCAGGCTATCGGCAACTGCTACATGCTGATGCGGGTCAGGCAGTCCGGCATGCTCAGACACTTCCGCCTGCCCGAATTGGTTCCGGACCGGCACGCCTACTTCCAGCTGGCCAAGCTGGGATTCCCGTCCAGCCTCAACATGATGACCGTCGCTATCGGCATCTTCGTCATCACCCGCTTCGTGGCCCGCTTCGGCAGCGACGCGGTCGCCGCCTACGGCATCGGTACCAGGATCGAGCAGATCGCACTGCTGCCGGTCATGGGGATGAATGTTGCTACCCTGGCGCTGGTGGCGCAAAACAGCGGGGCACGGCAGATAGAGCGCGTGGTGCAGACCATACGGACTTCGCTGCGTGTCGGCATGACCCTGATGAGTTTGGGCACGGCCGCCGTCTTCCTCGCTGCCCGCCCGCTGATGTCACTTTTCACCAAGGACCCCGTGGTGGTGGACCTCGGCGTGCACTACCTGCACATCGAGGCATTCGTCTTCACCGCCTACGTCATCCTCTACACCAGCGTTGCCGTGCTGCAGGGGCTGAAACGACCAGTCTTCCCGCTGGTGATCGGCCTCGCCCGGCAGATCGTGTTCCCGATCCCGGTGTTCTACCTGATGGCCGACCTGCTCGGCTGGGGGCTTACCGGCATCTGGTGCGGCATTCTGCTGATCACCTGGGGCGCGGCCTGCGTCATCCTGCTCTATGTCCTGCGGCTCGCCACCGCCATGGACGGTGCCGCCGTGGGGGAGCACGAGGCGGGAGAAGAGAGTCGTTGA
- the atpA gene encoding F0F1 ATP synthase subunit alpha — MEIKAEEISEIIRKQIKEYGKEVAVAETGTIISIGDGIARIHGLDKAMAGELLEFPHGITGMCLNLEEDNVGAAILGEFSEIKEGDSVKRTGRIVEVPVGQALVGRVVNAIGQPIDGLGPINTDTFGKVEVKAPGIVKRKSVHQPMQTGLKAIDSMVPIGRGQRELIIGDRQTGKTAVAIDTIINQKGGDVVCIYVAIGQKRSTVAQVVSKLKEHGAMDYTIVVAATASEPAPLQFIAPYTGVTMGEFFRDAGKHALIIYDDLSKQAVAYRQLSLLLRRPPGREAYPGDVFYLHSRLLERACKVSDECGAGSLTALPVIETQAGDVSAYIPTNVISITDGQIYLESDLFYSGVRPAINVGLSVSRVGGSAQMKSMKQVAGTLRLALAQYREMAAFAQFGSDLDKATQMQLARGARLVEILKQPQYKPLSNEKQVLVIFAANNGYVDEYPVNSLGKYEQELYAFFDARKADVLATLRDKKAIDDDLKAQIIAGLEEFKKEFTA, encoded by the coding sequence ATGGAAATCAAAGCGGAAGAAATCAGCGAGATTATCAGGAAGCAGATCAAGGAGTACGGCAAGGAAGTGGCGGTAGCCGAAACCGGCACCATCATCTCCATCGGTGACGGTATTGCCCGTATCCACGGTCTTGACAAGGCGATGGCAGGCGAGCTCCTCGAGTTCCCGCACGGCATCACCGGCATGTGCCTCAACCTCGAGGAAGACAACGTCGGCGCCGCGATCCTCGGTGAGTTCTCCGAGATCAAGGAAGGCGACAGCGTCAAGCGTACCGGCAGGATCGTTGAGGTCCCGGTAGGCCAGGCCCTGGTCGGCCGCGTGGTCAACGCTATCGGCCAGCCGATCGACGGCCTCGGCCCGATCAACACCGACACCTTCGGTAAGGTGGAAGTGAAGGCCCCCGGTATCGTCAAGCGTAAGTCGGTTCACCAGCCGATGCAGACCGGCCTCAAGGCGATCGACTCCATGGTTCCGATCGGGCGTGGCCAGCGCGAGCTGATCATCGGCGACCGCCAGACCGGCAAGACCGCCGTCGCGATCGACACCATCATCAACCAGAAGGGCGGCGACGTCGTCTGCATCTACGTCGCGATCGGCCAGAAGCGTTCCACGGTCGCCCAGGTTGTTTCCAAGCTCAAAGAGCACGGCGCCATGGACTACACCATCGTCGTCGCCGCTACCGCTTCCGAGCCGGCACCGCTGCAGTTCATCGCACCGTACACCGGCGTCACCATGGGTGAGTTCTTCCGCGACGCCGGCAAGCACGCCCTGATCATCTACGATGACCTCTCCAAGCAGGCCGTCGCTTACCGCCAGCTTTCCCTGCTGCTCCGTCGTCCGCCGGGGCGCGAAGCTTACCCGGGCGACGTCTTCTACCTCCACAGCCGTCTCCTCGAGCGTGCGTGCAAGGTATCCGACGAGTGCGGCGCAGGCTCCCTGACCGCTCTGCCGGTCATCGAGACCCAGGCAGGTGACGTTTCGGCGTACATCCCGACCAACGTTATCTCCATCACCGACGGCCAGATCTACCTGGAGAGCGACCTGTTCTACTCCGGCGTACGCCCGGCCATTAACGTCGGTCTGTCCGTATCCCGCGTCGGCGGTTCCGCCCAGATGAAGTCCATGAAGCAGGTTGCCGGTACCCTCCGTCTGGCTCTCGCTCAGTACCGCGAGATGGCAGCGTTCGCACAGTTCGGCTCCGACCTCGACAAGGCCACCCAGATGCAGCTCGCTCGTGGTGCCCGCCTGGTCGAGATCCTCAAGCAGCCGCAGTACAAGCCGCTCTCCAACGAGAAGCAGGTTCTGGTCATCTTCGCCGCCAACAACGGCTACGTCGACGAGTACCCGGTCAACTCGCTGGGCAAGTACGAGCAGGAACTCTATGCATTCTTCGACGCCAGGAAAGCGGACGTCCTCGCCACCCTGCGCGACAAGAAGGCCATCGACGACGACCTGAAAGCTCAGATCATCGCCGGCCTCGAAGAGTTCAAGAAGGAATTTACTGCCTAA
- the atpH gene encoding ATP synthase F1 subunit delta — MSTNAIAKRYAKALVQIGSEAGSVEGFNSELSRFSTVLTDSRELSAIFANPAYGIEEKKEILKDLVAKLSISPMISNLMMLLLERGRLSVLPQIAENYGVFADELSGVIRPTLSSGLPLDAAQVEEIKGALAKSTGKKVELKVVVDPSLIGGVVTQIGDKVFDGSVRTQLANIQDILQKG, encoded by the coding sequence TTGAGTACTAACGCTATTGCCAAACGTTACGCCAAGGCACTCGTGCAGATTGGCTCGGAAGCAGGGAGCGTGGAAGGGTTCAACAGCGAACTGTCCCGCTTCAGCACTGTCCTGACCGACAGCCGCGAGCTTTCGGCGATCTTCGCCAACCCTGCCTACGGCATCGAAGAAAAGAAAGAGATCCTCAAGGACCTGGTGGCCAAGCTCTCCATCTCCCCGATGATCTCCAACCTGATGATGCTCCTCCTCGAGCGCGGCCGCCTCTCGGTGCTGCCGCAGATCGCGGAGAACTACGGCGTCTTCGCCGACGAGCTCTCCGGCGTGATCAGGCCGACCCTTTCCTCCGGCTTGCCGCTGGACGCGGCCCAAGTCGAGGAGATCAAGGGCGCCCTGGCCAAGTCGACCGGGAAAAAGGTTGAACTCAAAGTTGTGGTTGACCCGTCGCTCATCGGCGGTGTGGTAACGCAGATCGGCGACAAGGTATTCGACGGCTCGGTAAGGACTCAGTTAGCTAACATTCAGGATATATTACAGAAGGGGTGA